The following nucleotide sequence is from Falco naumanni isolate bFalNau1 chromosome 6, bFalNau1.pat, whole genome shotgun sequence.
TCAGTCTTctcaggcagctgcctgtttacaggaaaaataatacagttgAAAAGACCTATAAGGAGACAGAAACTTTTTggtataaggaagaaaaaaagacacaacataaaactgaaaatgtagtGTGACAGCCAAAATGGAGTGGGATTGTAAAGCAGGGGGGAATGGTGAAAAGCgaacaaaaagggaaattgGTTTTGATGGGCTGATGGGAAGAAAAGTAGAGCTGGAAAATCCTGATCTATTTTTCTAGTCTAATAGCAGAGGTGGTGTGGGGCCTGGAGGAAGAGAGGCTGAGCACCAAGGTATCACCCACCAGGGACACAACGGTGGCTTTCATGCCTACCCAACACCAGGCAGGGGGAAGATAGGACACTTTGCATTGTATTACTTGCATGTTCGAAGCAGACAAATTGGCAGGTTAATGGCTACCAAAAATCTTAACTAACTCAGTTCCAGAGGGAGCTTTCACTGAACAGCCTGCACAGCATTTAAGTTGAGTTGTAATTATCAtcagggttttttggttgtgatGATTTCTCATGCTGCTACTGTATGTATATTTGTTTAGAAGCTGACACCTTAGAAACGGATAGTGTAGGTGAGGAGGTGAAGTCTGTAGATGTCCAGCAGATTTTAACTGCCTACTCCACCTACATacacaatttaaaaagtatCAAAGTGGGATTTTTACATTCAGAAGAGGAGACACTTTGATCTCTTTGAGCAGTAGTTGCCCCTCAAGACTTAAAATATTgaatgaataatattttttcccagttgttATGCCAAGACAATATGCTTTGCTCTGACATGTTATAACATAAAGTTAtataaattgaaaatgaaagtgTTAATACCCTGAacaagcttttcaaaatgaaatggtTCTGACTTTGGATCAAAAGCAAAGGTCAGATTTCCCTACAAAGTAAATTCCAGATCTTTGGATCCATTTAGGACACACAGTTAGACAaaagctggaaagcagaaactACTGAATTTTGACATTTATGGGCTATTGCCATACCTTTAAATTTGCATGCCAGACTGGTAGTGCTTGTATaagcacatatttttaaaggaagaatttaATTAGTTTCAGAGACTGTCTAATTTTCCTTGTTGATGCAAAACAGTGCTGGTTTTATGACACCTGCTGAGGTAGTGACATTTGTTATTGAAGGATAGTGTCTGTTCTTACATCTTTACTGTCATTTTTGTCTTAATTGTTAAATCTAAAGAGGAAGCTTACACACAAGCCCCACTGCATTTATATAAGAGAGGTCAAAGCTGGCATTTTTATGTATTCTGCACTCAGTGAATGGTTTGTTGTGGAACTAAAATGTTCACCTATGAGAGGAGAGAAAGATCCCATGCTTGCTTTCTTGGGAGCTGACCttcttttcacatttgtttATAAATAGCCTTTCATTACAAACCAGAGAAGAACACTGCAAAAGGattttcttgttcctttctAATGTATCTTCCTTCTGATTTCAGCttggggaagagctgctgccGCCACATACCTGGTTGGCTTTATACTTCTAGTCATCTGTTTTGCTCTGGCCATCATAGCATTTGCCATTGACACACTTCGGTTCAACTTCATACGTGGGATTGGAGGCTTGCTTTTTGTCGCTGGTAAGGCAGTATGTGAAGTCAAATTTAGCTTGTACAGGTATATCCATACTAGAACTGGTATGTGCCTCAGCTGATTCTATACCCAAACCTTTGCCTGTGTGCACTTGAGCTCTCTATGAAAAATCATGTAACAAAGACTGTTACAGCAGTGGATCAATTTTCAAATATTCCAAAACACGGGTGAGTTTAGCTACAGGTATTATGGAGGCAGGCAACGTGATGGGTGTTagcttaaacattttttgttttctcctgtttcttcagctgtgttCTCCATCATGGGCCTGGTCATTTATCCAGTAAAGTTCTCGACTGAAATTGATATGACGGGGATCAATATGTTCAGCTGGGCCTACGGCTTCGGCTGGACCACCGCCATTATGGAAATATGCTTGGGATTCttcttctgctgccttcctaACTATGAAGATCAGATCTTGGGTAATGTGAAGCCCACATATTTTTACTCTTCCCCATAAGCACCAAGAAAAATGCGTTAGTATTCCAGAGATATCTGACAGACCAACTACATTTTCCAGAATATTGTCATCAGCTGTTAGTTGAAAAGGCTGGaaacttttcaaatacatgtaGAGAAATGGTACTGGCACTCTACAATAAAGTTATCCACTCTGTTTTGGACCTTCATATCTGATGTGGGTTGATTAGATAAAGcctaaacatgaaaaaaaacttgTGTTTACTCATTCATTCCCATGAGTGGGGTGTATGTGTATTCCATTGCATCTTAAATGCATTCATATTACTAATTAcattcagaaaagctttttaaactgccaataaacaaaacaagctTCTTCCTGAAGGAAAGCAGCTCACAAATATCCCATTTTGTATGTATCATCTTTAACTTGAAGATATTGcacatttttcaataaaataccTTTATCACTGGCTGCCAAATTAGTAAATTAGTCAGCCAGCACTTCACatctttgcttccatttttcattcattcacttAAGCTGTAGGCACAGGGTAAGGAAAGTATGAGAAAAAGCTCCCTACCCAAGCCAGCATCTTGACTTTTGCCCATCCATGTGgaatttaagtatttatttctaaatatttgcaAGGGTAAGCAAGGACTGTCAGTAAACCCTTAAAAATCTTGGCATGCTATTTTTGGGGCcagtgcagagcaggcagaagcagaggggaTTTCAAGCCACCTCTGCAACCTACAGACCTGGTTTGAAGAGGGTCCTGGTGTGGCTTTCTTCATGGGTGTCTGCCTCTTTTCTCCACTGTATCAAAATCTATGGCTTTAAAAAGCTCTGTTATAATGGTCCAGCTCTTTTATCCAGAGTAGAAGAGTCAGGAAGGGCTTAAACAGAGGTATGATTCCCCTATATGTCAGGAGTTGAGcatatcaaatattttttagaaggACCATTTTTCACTGATTTGCTGTtcataagtattttaaaagtggaaaGTGTATACTGTTTTATGTAACTGGAAAATGCATAAATACCCCTTACTAATGCATACTAAGGCTCTCATAGAGAAAATCACATCATAAAACCCCTTCCAGTATCTTGTACTCCACAGTGGCACAAGCCTTGATATATTGCAAGCAATTAAGTGTATACTCAAGACTCTGCTGGTTTCTGCCTTGCTAATCCTAACTTTATaatgttccatttttttctcttaagtgaAAAAATGGATACTTTTGCTGTGTGGAAAAAGAAGTCTAGTCAAAATCCTTAGCTGCAGAGGATTATTAGCTTGTAACACATCTGCAGTTTTTTAACTATGTACACTTCATGGAAAGTGCCCTGCCAAATGTTCTTTACTGCGAAGAATgagaggtagaaaaaaaaattagtaaaggTTCTGCATAGCTAAAATTAATAAAGTCCCAGGACTTAACCTGTTTTTTTGAAGCAGCTAACTTCATTTACTTTTATAGAGTGTCTTCCAACCTCGATCAATAAATATAAGAGATGTATCAGACCAATGGGGAGGGTATATGCAACAGGGAATAGTTAGTCAAGAACTTGCAAATACATTAAGAATGTGTTTCCTAGttggaaggaaattaaaatgaaatagagTTGAGAAAGCAGTTTGTATAAAATGTCTTGAAATTCTTTTTGTAATACTatctgtttaggaaaaaaattaccataaaTCTTTTCATTATGCTTATTATACCTAATAAATGATGGTATCTATATATTGTTTCAAAAATGAGTCTTAGTTTTTGTTCTGTACTAAGAGTGGGGAAGTATGGAAGCCCCCAAAGCTTTCTCTTCTCAGGCATCACCTTGGAGCCCCTGGGTATGCTGGCTGGATTTTGAGAGGGGAGAGTAACTTACAAATCTAGCATTACAACAGCTTGTATTATTTTCCAGTCTGATTTTGGCTGCCTCCTGAGGCCTCGTTCACAAGCACATGAGAACAGTGGACTTATGGGCAATGTGGCATCATGTAACTACACTCACGATTCTGTGCTATAATGTGCTATAGCTTGTTTTGGCATTGAGGGTTCACCACATAGGAAGCCGGTGTGGTCCTGCTCAGTGTTTTTGCTCCAAGGCATGTGGCAATCCCCTGAGGAAGCAAAAGGGAGCTTGAGCAACCACTGATCATATTTACAGTTTCTTTAACATTAGCTGGACACTGACCCAACATCTGGAGGTGGGGAAAAGTGCACAAAACAAGGTTTAGGAGTGTGACTCCAGCCTTGATGAGAGAGCAGAGGacaattaaaaagcaaagaaaaattccagagatcatcctccttcctccctcctctcccttgctctcagcagctttgccacttacttcctctttcttctcctccttcctaAGGGCAACAGAGCAGTTTCAGGGCTGGTAGCTGCAGTTCTGTGGGACACAGCCCCAGTCCCCATTCCCCCCTGCCACTTTCTCCTTCCTGGGAGAGCACCTTTGCTGacctcagcacagcagcaggaaccCTAGCCTGACTCCTTGCCCCAGAACCCTACAGGGAAAGGCTCTCTCTAAAAAACAGGAGGAGGTCAGGTGGGTACCCAACAAGCAGATGCATCACAGGGGCTAGAGCTCAAGTGCCTGCCTTTAGGGTGGTTTGCTTCCAGTCATGCCAGGCCAGTTCAACACAGATCCCTAGAAAAACACATCCTAAATCTTGAGGcagaaaaacagtgagaaaaagtATAAAACTTGTACAGATCCCAGTGCTGTTTCCTGTAAGTGCTGagacagcagagcacagcaaaagcagcctGCAAAATGCAATCAGTtctgacagaaaaggaagctgaatCAAGAAGCCAAGGATGTGCCTCAACTAGATTATTAACTATTATTATTAGGTAATCAACTAGCTAGGTTATCAACTAAACTGTTAAATTAGTCTACAGCCAGGTCAAGTAGGTTATTAACTAACCAAATTGTTAGATTAATTTCAGCTAAGTCAGCACCAGAAAGTTGGTATTTTCAAGTAAAGGAGAAATGAGAGTAAAAGAAGACATTCCTTTAGTTCTGCATCTCCGTTTAGCAGGGTTCTTGTTCCAGGTCTTGCCTGTAATAGAAAAGGGCACTTAACCACTAAAGCAGCACAACAAAAGACTTAAAGTTTCACTGTGCCCAATGGCTATGCTAAAGAGAGATCAGAAAGGAACAGATGTCTGCAAGATTTGGCTTTACAGAATATTAGGTCTGCTACaacaacagaaggaaagacTTGACTGCCAAAGGCATTGCTGCTGTTACCATCAAATTAAGAATTAGGGAAGCATCCTtcaataaacacattttatctAATTCAACTCTACTATtgaaaagcaagggaaaaattGTGCTGAAAACAAGTGAAATGTCAAGCAGCACTACAGGTACAAActcaagcaaaagaaacaatgaaaacttTCTGCTGGTAAGTTATTAAGTTcagtttaatttctgctgtCTCTGCCAGAGCTTGTATAACATGTGGATGTCTTAGTCTTTTCaattttctctgcagctgtgtcCATATTTCACTATACATTTCTCAGGCACCTGCCATTTGGTCTTAAAATACAGCCTACTTAATCGATAGTTCGAAGGCAATCCAGTCTGCAACTGTGTTAACGTTGTGCATATTTGGTTGTGTGAACTAATGCTATGAGTGAAGTTTTAACCCCACTGACATCACCTGCAAAACATTTATTGATTTTCTTGAGGCTGACATTTCATCCTTGAAGCGCAAACCCTTTTTTCACATGTGCTCAGAATCAATAGTATCTTTATGGGATGctccatttatttcagcagctctgtttACTTCTGGAGTAGGATACTGGTCTGTACAATACTGAACAAGAGTTACAGCACACAGGAACATTAGCATGATTAGCAGAATCTGGGTCATAATTAAATCACATTTTGTTAGATACACAATGTGGTCACAGTAAAAagattcttctttccttttgacaCACCTCAGTTGTGCAACAGTTACTACTTCTTATAATTAAATTTCTTGGAACACTTCCTTGCACATTTCTATATTCAGTGGATTCCTGTGTGCCCTGAAGGtgagtttatatatatttaagaaaagaatgaaacaatCAGAGTTGTGAGAAAGGAGAACAGAATTAGCTCATCTGTATACTCTGTCAGAAAGCAGGAATCAAACCGTCTTGCTAGAAGGACAGTGAACTGAATAACCAAGGAGTTACTTCTGAGCATATTGAAAACTCAGAATGAGAACTGAAAGACTGCTATATAGTTAATAATAGGGAAAGAGAGATGAAGTCACATGGATctccttttatgtttttcctCACTGTCAAAATAGTGCTTTTGCTAGAAATAATGTCTAGGCCTACATTTTATCTGCAAAGTTCTTCAGTGCTAAGTGCCAAAATCTAGAAAAGCACCTGGGTAACCTTCAGGTTGCAGATGGTGCTGATGGGGTCTTCAGAGCTGTTTACATAGATGGTTCCTTAAGTGACAAATACATTAGGGCTCATATGCCCATCTACACACACTGATTAGTTCCACAGATTTCCTGTATATGAAGCCATGCTGCAaattttttcaattttgcttttcattttttatgaatAGAGTGAAAATGTGGCTTAAATGTGAAAATGTGgcaaaaataattgaattttgCATGTGACTGCTGGGTATGAGGAGAATTTACAGCAACAACTTTCAAAATGGTTTTACTGTTTATGATAAATGTGGTGAGAGTAGATCAAACTGCCCTCTCTTGGATGACTTTTATGATACATCCTTTTACTTGTGCCACTGTTTGCCTAAGccatctgtttttcagtaaaaacagttttctgaaaacatactCTAATGATCATATCATACTGAAATTATATTAGGCATCCATGGACAACCCATCATAAAAGACTTCAAATAGCCCTTGATTGTTCTAATGCAGCTCAAAcggagagagggagagaggttGCCTGTAGGATTTTTCCACAGAACTGTGTAAACCCGAAAGCAGATTCACCCAACTACTGACTGTAGACCTGGGTTACATGCCCAGCTCCCCATTTCTTACAAAGTAACTAGTCCCCTAGAGCCCTGTCCTTTGCAAGACAACAATCAAATAGGTAAAatgcaaaccagaaaaagagtgaaggaaaaatattacataaagGCATATACATATACGCACACTTTGCATCACCAATTAGTCTACAGTTGACCTCAATGTGTGTGAGGATGGACCaaagttatttaaaacatatttgggTTTACATtgttatttcctattttttttattctttttttcttccctatgGAAATTTTCTTACCTCAGTTCTGTAAAGCATTGCTACTTTTTGGTAAGCTGTCCCAGTTTACCACTCTTTGCCCCAAACATACATACAAACATACCCATGCTTGCTAGGCTCACCATGCCCCTGTCTGAAGTTTATATGAGGTATTAATACAACCAGGTTTCTACCCTTTAACCCTTCCTCTTTGCTTCTTAAATAAAAGGGGTTGAAGTAATAAAAACTTGCTGACATTAGGCAAATTAGAAGAATGGAAGATTTTCTCAGGATGCTTTAGAATTAACcctcaaaagaagaaacaagaaaggaCTGAGGTTCAAGAGGAAAGCCCAGTCTAGGGTAAAAATGGTATCCCAAAATATGATGATAAAATGGTTTGGAGTGATTAGCAGCCAAATTACCTTTGTGGCCCGCCTTTCATATGAGCATgtcctctctgctgccttgcagTTTTTCactaacaacaacaaatctTCTGGGCACTGGTTTACGAGCTCTCCAGTACACAGAAAGAGGAGCTGCCCATCgcctctgcctcctgcagcacccacagaaTAGAGTCTGGGGGAAGGCCAGAGCACTCATTTGGCCCTTGTGTCATTTGGTCCTTGTGTGATATGGCTGGTGCCTTCATGGCAGGACAGGGTGGTTACCGACCCGAGCGAAAACTTTCCCTCAGTTTTAGCCTACAGTCCCAAACAAGTTACTAGCAAGTCGAAACTGCCATTTTATTCAGTTGAGAGGcttgggggggtgtgggggggtggtggtgcaggTGAGGGTTAGGGAGGACTTGGCGACTCACGGTGGTTAGCCCAagatagaaaaatattcttgtaaAATCAAAAATCCACTGTGTCAAGATTTACAATCTTCCTTAAGATAGTCCCATGTATAATACACAGAAAAAGGGAGGGAACATGCCTATTTATCTTCATAATTGTTAGGCCTGGTGCTTCTACACCGAGAAATACTCATTGTATTAGTAACAGGAGGACTAGTACAAAGAGCTGAAACTTCACATTTTGCCCTGAGTCACAGCACAGGTGAGGACCTCCTGAGTCACGAGTGCTGTCCCTGCCTATCAGAGAAAACTTCTTATCAACTTGTTTGTTATCTgatcccagctctgctttgccatCCATCTTCCACAGGAGGCTGATCTGAAATAACATCTGAGAATCGGCCTCTGATTTCCATCCAACTTGTATCACTGGCCAGATGACCGCAGTACCGCTCCCTCTGGCACTGACTATGACAATACCCAGACCCTACCCTGGGGCAGTGTTGTTGCCTCTGAGCACAACTCCTTGTTTCAACTGCAAGAACTTGCATTTTGTCTGCTTCATCCCCTTGAACACATCCTTCCCCAGGAAGCACACTGTCTTCCAAATCTGTGCTCCTGTCCTGACTGCTGCCTCACTTGCCACGACTGCCACTCTGGATAATTACTGTCAACCCCAGTGGGTCCTGGGCATCCTTCATATCCCTCCTTTCTCTTGCCCAGCCTAGAGCACAATTATTCTGAGTTGGTCATGCAGCAGCCAAATGAGGAGCGTGTCCATGTGAGCAGGCTGGAGGGGACCCTTgcccatctctgcagcagcacatgcCTAAACAGCATCTAGGCCAGCATGAGGGAgcattgaaacaaacaaacaaacaaacaaaacccaaaaccaaaaaataccaCAACCAAGATAAAAGTTCTCCATCTGCACAGTTAAGACAAATAAGGACACAAGAACTGTTTGCTGAAACCTTTTTTGCAGTATTGGACTTGAAATGACATGTTCTGCCTTCACCTCCCAAGCTCCTGAGGGCACTGAGGAACCATGGTGCTTGCAGGAATGAGTTCTCTAAAGCTTCAAAGAAAGCAGGAAGGTTTCTTCTCCATATATATTTCCACCTCCTCCTAGCGACACAGCTTTGCTCTGAAACCTGCAATGGCAGTGTAAATAACACAAAACAATCAAACCAAAATAGCTCCAAGGAGGCATGATGGCTTCAGGCATCATAGTTGGTTGTCATGGATTTGCTTTTTAGTGAGTAATCTATTTGTCCCAGAATTGgcctgcttctgctgttgtcAGTACAGTAGCTGTTTTGCTGCTAAAACCAGCAGTATAGCTAATGTAAAGCTAATGTAATCTGAAGAGATTCTTTCTTTCAAGTTGCTAGCAATAATGTACAAACAGTGAGTGAAATGCAGGGAATGGCATGGCTTTGAAGGTTATCAGATCAGAGATTGCAGAAGACTAAGCCAAGTTACAGATGACTGGGCTTGTACATGGGCTCCTGCTCACTTACTCACTGGGTTTTGAAAGTCCCTGCCAAATCAAACACAAACATAAAGACTTGTTGACAGCctgtgaaaagcattttgaaagcagGGAGGCACCGCAGACAAATGCCAAGTAATTACCTTATGCTCCTGCCACTAAGAATGGGATCTGTGCCTCACTGCAGCTCTACAGATGTTTTAGTTTCCTTGCATTAGGAAGTGTCATTTAGTCTGTGTTAATAAAATGAAGATGCAGGCTGGCCTagggataaaaaaaatgaacaaactaACTTGCAGGAGCTGTTCAAAAAGGGAGTGCTTGTGTTCGTCTTACAGAGCTTTATCATTatgcttccttcctccctcatGGCTGTGATAAGTAGTGCTACAAGCCACCTTCTGTAGAGCAAAAAATCCACCACATCTAAGCAAAATATATGAATTGATACCCCTCAGATACCAATTCCCATCAGGCTTTGGGACTGCCAAAATACTGTATAGATGCAAAATAGTAAGCATCTAGAATATCTACtcacatgaaaataaagctCAGCATGAAACAGGTGATCTGGGCAACAGAAAGCCTCTCTCCCAGCTTTAGAGGAGCCAGTGTATTTCTATTGTCACAACAGATTAAGAAATACACTGTGCAGCCCCAAG
It contains:
- the LOC121090244 gene encoding p53 apoptosis effector related to PMP-22-like — its product is MVKYGLDYTRCRWILPLLLGIGVIFGIIALAGRGWLESQTLPYVQQASLWESCRRPGPGGEWTCESLMGYAWGRAAAATYLVGFILLVICFALAIIAFAIDTLRFNFIRGIGGLLFVAAVFSIMGLVIYPVKFSTEIDMTGINMFSWAYGFGWTTAIMEICLGFFFCCLPNYEDQILGNVKPTYFYSSP